From Oncorhynchus tshawytscha isolate Ot180627B unplaced genomic scaffold, Otsh_v2.0 Un_contig_7684_pilon_pilon, whole genome shotgun sequence, one genomic window encodes:
- the LOC112238940 gene encoding myoblast determination protein 1 homolog 1 — protein sequence MELPDIPFPITSPDDFYDDPCFNTSDMHFFEDLDPRLVHVGLLKPDDHHHKEDEHIRAPSGHHQAGRCLLWACKACKRKTTNADRRKAATMRERRRLSKVNDAFETLKRCTSTNPNQRLPKVDILRNAISYIESLQGLLRGAGQEGNYYPVMDHYSGDSDASSPRSNCSDGMMDFNGQSCPPRRRNKYDSDYFNEAPNDSRHRKNSVISSLDCLSNIVERITTDTSACPAVQDGSEGSSPCSPGDGSIASENGAPIPSPINCVPALHDPNTTYQVL from the exons ATGGAGTTGCCGGATATTCCTTTCCCTATAACCTCTCCAGATGACTTCTACGACGACCCTTGCTTCAACACCAGCGACATGCATTTCTTTGAGGACCTGGACCCGAGACTCGTTCATGTGGGTCTCCTCAAGCCGGACGACCACCATCACAAAGAGGACGAGCACATCCGGGCACCGAGCGGGCACCACCAGGCCGGCAGGTGCCTTCTGTGGGCCTGCAAAGCCTGCAAGAGGAAGACCACCAATGCTGATCGTAGGAAAGCGGCTACCATGCGGGAAAGAAGGCGACTGAGCAAGGTGAACGACGCCTTCGAGACACTGAAGAGATGTACGTCTACTAACCCAAACCAGAGGCTGCCCAAAGTGGATATCCTGCGGAATGCCATCAGCTATATTGAGTCTCTCCAAGGCCTGCTTCGTGGGGCCGGACAGGAGGGCAATTATTACCCGGTGATGGATCACTATAGCGGGGACTCGGATGCGTCCAGTCCCCGCTCCAACTGCTCAGACGGAATG ATGGATTTCAATGGTCAGTCTTGTCCACCAAGACGGAGAAACAAGTATGATAGCGACTACTTCAACGAAGCACCAAATG ATTCCAGACACAGGAAAAACTCTGTTATTTCCAGTTTGGACTGCCTGTCAAACATCGTGGAGCGCATCACCACGGATACCTCTGCCTGTCCCGCTGTTCAGGACGGTTCCGAGGGTAGCAGCCCCTGTTCTCCCGGGGATGGTTCCATAGCGAGTGAGAACGGAGCCCCCATCCCGTCCCCGATCAACTGCGTCCCCGCCTTACATGACCCAAACACCACCTACCAGGTGTTGTGA